The DNA sequence GGAAACCACCGGGCTCAAACCCGACAAGCACGAGCTGGTGTCGATCGGTTGGGTGCCCGTCAACGGCGCGACGATCGACTTGTCGGGCGCCGGCTACGTCGTGCTGCGCGGCGTCGAGGGCTTCTCCGTGGGTTCTTCCGCCACCATTCACCATCTCACCGACGACGAGATTGCCGCCGGGGTGCCCGCCGCTGATGCTCTCGGCCAACTGCTGGAGGCCCTGCAGGGCAGAGCGCTGCTCGCGCACTTCGCGGCGATGGAGACGGGCTTTCTTTCTGCGGCGGCGAAAAAGCACTTCGGTGCTGGGTTGGACGTCCCCGTGGTGGACACCTTTGCCATCGAGCGCCGACACATGGAGCGAATGGGAACCTATCCGCGGGGCGAGGACCTGCGCTTGGCGCGGGTGCGTGCCCGCTACGGCCTGCCCAGCTATCACAACCACAACGCGCTCACGGATGCCCTGGCGTGCGCTGAGCAGTACTCGGCGCATCGGGTAAATCTCCCGGCCACGACGCTGAAGGATCTCATGGATTGATGGCGGCGGGGAAACAAGTACGCTGTCTCCCATGCGCTTTGGAAGAATTGCCCACCCTGAAGGAATGTGTTTCGCCGTCATCGACGGGGAAGACGAGAACAATTTAGTCGCGAAGGAAGTCAAGGAGCATCCGTTTGTGGAGCCGGCGTACACCGGCCGCGAATGGCCGCTGAAGGACGTGCGTTTGCTGGCGCCGATGCTGCCCGGCAAGATCGTGGCCATTGGCCGCAACTACGCCGACCACGTCGCCGAGGTGTTCCAGCAGTCGGCGGAGCATCTTCCGCCGACGCTGTTCCTCAAGCCGCCGACGGCCGTTGTCGGCCCCGGGGTTCCCATCCGCATCCCGGACTTTGCCACGAAGGTGGAGTTTGAGGGCGAGCTGGCGATCGTCATCGCCAAGCCGTGCAAGAACGTCAAGGCTGAAGACTGGAAGTCTGTGGTCCTGGGTTACACGATCGTCAACGACGTTTCCTCCCGTGATCTGCAGTTCGCCGACGGTCAGTGGGCCCGCGCGAAGGGCATCGACACCTTCTGCCCGCTCGGCCCGTGGATCGAGACCGATATCGACAGCATTGACATCGAGAACCTGCCCATCAAGGCCCGCCTCACCCACGATGGCGTGACCTCGATTAAGCAAGACTCCAACTCGGACCAAATGATCATGACGATCCCAGAGATCATCGAGTTCATTACCGCCTCCATGACTCTCCTGCCGGGTGATGTGATCTCCACCGGTTCCCCGGCTGGCACCGAGGCCATGGTCCCGGGCGATTTCATCGAGATTGATATCCCGGGCATCGGCAAGCTCGGGAATCCGGTTGCCCGCGCTTAGCTTATCGACGCCGAGGAGCTCACCGCCGCGGCGCGGTGCTACAGGCCGAGGGAACGCAGGATCGTCCGCAATTTAGCGGTCGTCTCCTCCAGCTCCTCCTCGGCATCGGAGTCGGCGACGATGCCGCCCCCGGCCCAGGCTCGGGCGGAGCGGCCGTCCCCGGCGACCTCGGCGCAGCGGATGGCGACCATGTACTCGCCATCGCCGGAGTCATCACACCAGCCGACGGCCCCGGCGTAGAAGCTGCGATCGGATTCTGCGGTGTGAATGAGTGCCTCGGCGGCGTCGGTAGGTGTCCCGCAAACTGCTGGGGTGGGATGGGCGTGAAGTGCCAGCTCCAGGGCGGACAACGCAGGCTCGGCGAGCGTGCCCACGATCGGGGTGGCCAAGTGCCACATCTCGTTGGTCATGGTGACCTCGGGGAGTGCGGCGATGTCCAGGCGGGTGCAGAAAGGCGCCAGCGTGGAGCGTAGGTGCTCGACGACGTAGGCGTGCTCTTGTAAGTTCTTCGCCGAAGCCGCCAGCCTCTTGCCGATGAGCGTGTCGGTGGCTGGGTCCGGGTGCCTGGCAGCCGAACCCGCCAACGGATAAGCCGACACGGTGGAGCCTTGGCGCTTGATCAACACTTCGGGGGAGGAGCCCACGAGCATGGCGCCTGGCACTCCGGCGGGGGACAGGTCGGCGATAAACCCATCACGGTTGACCGAATTGTCGATGAGCCGGGCGGCGACGAGCAGCGGATCCACCGGCGGATCGAAGGTGATGTCGACGGCGCGGGCGAGGACGACCTTCTCCAACTTGGAGGCCTGAATGGTGCTGATCGCCGCCTCCACCCGGCGCAGGTGTTCCTCCGGCTCGGGGTCCACCCCCGCGAAGGTGGCGGACATGAGCGACCCGGGGCCTTGACGATAATAGGCGTGGGGTTCCAGGGGACCATCTTCACGGATGACCGTCTCCGGGACCGTGAGAGCGGCGGGTGCGGAACGGTCGAAGGGGAGTGCTCCCACAACAATCGGCACGCGGCCAGCCTTGAGAGCGTCGATCGCAGCCCACGGGTCCGTGAACGACTCCACGCACCCTTGGGTGCGTACCGAGCCGTGTGCGCGGGACAACAGAAAGTCCGGCGCACTGGCGGGGCGATGGGCACACATGGAGAAATACCTTACCGTCCGCTGGCCGTCGGCCGTTAGTCGTGCTGGTCCTCGCGGGGCAGGCGGGAACGCATCCGAAATGCGGAGGCAAACAGAGCGATTCCGCCGAGTAGTGCCGTCACTCCCAGGCCCCACGCCGTACCGGACAACACGCCGACGAAGGGCGCAGTGGTGCTGACCTGGGTGATCTCAGGAGTCGCCGGTGCCGGGGATGCTGCTGCGGGAGGCGCTGTCGCCGGGGTGCTCGTCTGCCCTGGGGTACTGGGGGCGGGTCGAGATGCGGGTGCGGCCGGAGCCGCTGGGTGGGCTGCGGCCTGCGGACGTGGTTGAGGCGCCGTGGGTGCCGGGCGGGAAGGAGATGCACTGGCAGGTGTCGGCGCAGTGGCGCTGCTCGGGGTAGTCGAGGGCGTGATTTCCTTCTTCACCGAATCCAGAAACCCACCCATTGCCCTATCGAGTTTGCTCACTTCCTTGGTCACACCGGTGAGGTCGGCGGTCAGCTGCTCCACGGGTCCCTTCGGACTGCCGCTCCCGGTGGAGTTGTCGCAGGAGACGGTGACTGTCCCCGTGGCAGACTCTGCGATGGCCACGCTGCCGACGAGGAACATCGTCGAGATGTCGTGGGTGCCGTTGGCGGAAGTGGTGAAGCGGAAGGTCATCTCGTAGGCGCCGGGCTCGGTAAACGAGAATGCGGTGTGGGCGTGGGTGTTGGCGGGCAAATCCCAGGTGACCGAGGTGTCAGAGCTATCCAGGCGGGTGGTGGTGCCGAACAGGTCGCCTTGGTAGGCGGTCATCTGTCCCGGCCCGGAGAAGCTGGCAAGGCTGATGTCCGCCCCGTAGGACAGTCCCGTCGTGGAGAAACCCGGCCAGGGCAGGCCCGCCTCCTGGGTCTGCGGCAGGACCCAGCCGGTGGCGCTGCGGGCGCTGTCGGGGACTTCGAAGAGGAACTCCCCAGAGCTGAACGTCTCGCGGTGTTCATAATCCAACACCACCCCGTCAGAGCGCAGCAGCATGTCCTGGTGGCCGTCGGCGAAAGCCCGCTTTCCGCCCACCGCCTGGGTGCAAGCCTGGTCGGCGGCGAGTGCGGGGGGTGCCACGACCGTGAGCGCCCCGGTGGTGGGGGTAAGCAGCAGGCCGGTGATGAGGAGGGCAGGGAGGTGGCGGTGACGTCGTGTCCTGGTCATGACGGGGTGTCCAATCGGTGTCGGCCCGGATAGGTCTGCGGGGCTGGGTGGTCGGGACGGCGGCGAAGATAGCCGGTGAGCAGGCCCTGGCTGGGAGAGAGCAGCCAGGTGATGAGGAAGAAGGCGGTAACGGTGAGGACGATGGTGGCGCCGGTGGGAAGGTCGATGGCCCACGAGAGGTAGAGGCCGATGACCGATCCCAGCGCGCCGAATCCTGCAGAGAGGAACATCATGGTGGACAGCCGGTCGGTGAGCAGGCGGGCGGTGGCGGCCGGGGTGATGAGCAGGGCGAGGACGAGAATGTTGCCGATGGTGCGCACTGAGATGACCACGGCTGCGGTGACGGCCAAGTAGAGCAGCATGTCCAAAAGGAACACGGGCAGGTTCATGGCCCGGGCGGTTTCCCTATCTAAACCCACGGCCGTGAGCTGGGGAGCCAGCACCACCAGCAGGCCCACGATGATGGTGCCCACGGCGGCCGCGGTGATGATGTCGATGTCGGAGACCCCGGTGATGGAACCGAAGAGGAAGCTGGTCAACGAGGCGGTGTAGCCATCGACCCGGGAGATGATGACCAATCCGAGGGCGAAGGACGCGGCGAAGAAGATACCGATGATGGTGTCCTCGGCGACGCGTCGGCGCTGAGAGAACACCGCGATGAGGATGGCGACGGTGACTCCCGCGATTGCACCTCCCAGGATGACTGAGGTCTGCAGGGCGAAGGCGATGGCGAGGCCGGGGAAGACGGCGTGGGCGACGGCGTCGCCAATAAACGCCATGCCGCGCAGGACCACATGCGTGCCCACCACCCCGCACACCAGGGACACAATGACGGAGATCACCAGCGCCCGGGGTAAAAACCCCAAGGCAGGATTGCTGAGGTCGCGCAGGAAGTCGACGAAGGAAATGTCCAGCATCAGCTGCGCACCCCCACGGCCGTGAGCAGCGGGGAATCCATTCCCACCCCGAAGGTCTCAGCCCACGGTTCGGGCCGATTGAGTTCCGCCCGCGTCCCAGTGGCAACGACGCCCCGATTGAACAGGATCAACCGGTGGCAGGAATGAACCGCCTCAGAGAGATTGTGGGTGGACATGATGATCGCCGTGCCTTGGGCCGCGAGCTCGTGGAAAAGCTGCAGCAAGTGCTCGGAGCTGGGGATGTCGAGGCCAGTGAAAGGCTCGTCAAGCAGGAGAACCTTGGGGCGAGTGGCTAGGGCGCGGGCGACGAGGACCCGTTGCCGCTGCCCACCGGACAGCTCCCCAATGGGGCGATCGGCCAAACCGCGGAGCCGGACCCGGTCGAGGGCTTCCTCCACGGCCTCGTGGTCTCGGGGACGGGCGCGCCGGGCCCAGCCGATGAGCCCGGTGCGGCCGTTGAGCACCGCGTCGTAGGCATCGATGGGAAAGGACCAGGAGACGTCGTGGCGTTGGGGGACATAGCCAACAACCCGGCGGATGTCGCGGCCGTGCCGTCCTGCCACGCTCACTCGGCCTTCGGTGGTCGGGAGGAGTCCGAGGATGGCCCGCAGCAGGGTGGTCTTGCCGGCGCCGTTGGGGCCGAGCAGCCCCACAAACTCACCGCGATCGACGCCCAGGGTGGCACCGTCGATGACCAGGCGCCCGCTCAGAGACACTGACACTTCTTCACACGACAGCAACATCTACTTCCGCCCCCGACTGCTACGAGAAGGGCGGATGACCATGGCAACAGCCGCGATGACCACGACCAGCAGCACGACACCGCCGACGATCCACGCCACGGCGCTGGAGGAAGGCAGATCGCCCACCACGCTGGAGTGAGAATCCGCCTCCCGGAACGCGCCCGACCACTCCGTGCCTTGCGCGGCAGCCACATCGGCACCGGAACCGACGGCGAGGGTGACTACTTCGGTGTCGCGGAGGGTCGTGCCGTCGAGAAGCGGCACCACCGCGGTCACCGCGACCTGGTGGATGCCCGGTTCGCTGAACACCCAATTGGCATGCGTGTGGGTATTGAGCTCCACCCACATCGGCTGGGTCCCCTCCGCCGCGGAGTTCCACAACTGCTGCGGAGGCTCAAACCCGCCGTTTTGGAGGAAGAGGCTGAACTGGCCCGGCCCGGAATGCCCAGCAAATTCCAGAGTGACCCCGCGGTCGGCTGCCCCGACGAGGGCGGGGGACTGGGTGTTCCAGCCCAACCACGGCACCCCGGCCACCTCGGTTTGCGGGACCACCCACACCTGCGCGCCGCCCGCGGCGCCGGTGAAATCGAAAGCATCGCCCGGTGGCAACGTCTGCGCGGCCGCGTCTGAGACCTCGAACACGACATCATCGAGGTGTCGCCACACCGGGGGATCGGCGGTGTCATCGCGCACGAGCAGGTCCACCCCGTCGATGGTGATCAGCGGCCCCAGATCGGCATGCCCGGCGGAAATGACCACCTCCTCCCCAGCCGGAGCGATGGTTTCATCAGCACCGACGAGCTGGTGCAAGGCGGGATCAGCGGGTGCCTGCGGCGCGGCGACAGCGGCCGGGGGCAACGCCAAGGCGGCAATCAACACAGCGGGCAGGAGGCGTCGGCGAAGAGAGTTCATGATGTCTTTCCAGGAGTGAGGCAGTCGGCAAGGCTGCGGGCATTGGCAGCCATGAGATCGAGATACGTGGTCACGGTGGTGTCAAAGGTGTCTCCATAGATCGGGCACACGCGCACGCCGAGCCGATCAGCAGTCTCGCCGAGGACGGTTGCACCACGCGCCAGTTCCGGCTCGAGAAACACTGCGGGTACCTCGAGGTTTTCCAACGTGCGGGTGAGAGCAATGAGGTCACGGGGAGACGGCTCCACCGAAGGATTCGGGGTGACAAATCCCGCGATCGACATCCCATACGCTCGCCCCAGGTAGGAGTAGCCGTGGTGGGTTGTGATGAGATGGCGGTGGCGCGCCGGGATGGTAGACAAGGTGGTTTTGATCGTGGCGTCGAGCTCATCCAGGCGGGCGAGATACGCAGCCGCATTCGCGTGGTAGACAGCCGCCCCAGCTGGGTCAACCGCCGACAGTTCATCCCGAATGACCTCCACCATCGCCTGCACATTGGCCACGTCGTGCCACAGGTGCGGGTCAATTTCCCCGTGCACGTGTCGCCCGAGCACCGCCTGCGGCAGCAGGTATGTTTCCTGCCCGGGGCGTCCGAGGAAGCGGTACCCGGGGTCGCCCGGGATCGGCTGGAGGGTGCTCGACGGCACGGCAATCACCGTCGATTCAAGCGGGTAGCGGTGCGCCCGATCAGCCCCATCGGGGGCATCACCAATGAGGTTGGTCTCCCCGGCCGCGATGTCGACGTGTCCGGCATCGATGATCACCGGGTTCACCATGCTTATCGACGCCGCCGCATCCACCCCCACCGCTACCGTCACCGTTGCCGCGGGCAACTCACCGGAGGTGATATCGAGTTCGTAGACGCCGGGGGAGCTGAAAGCCCACGACACGTGGGTATGGGCACCGGGGGGCAGGAGGACGGTGTCCTTGTCGTCGAGTCCATCGGCGCTGTTAAACAACACCTCCGGGGTACCGAACGTCGAGGTGATAAACGCCGCGACGTCCCCCGGGCCGCGGACCTCTCGAAGAGACAGTGGCACGGGTTCCGAACCTTCTGCGGGAGCGGCGCGGAGCCCGAGCCACACCGCGTCGAGGGCCACGTTTTCCACCAGGGGAATGAGGGTGGCCCCATACGTCGAGGCCTTCTCCGCCACGGCCGTAACGGGGGTCCCGGCTGGGCTGGAGTTAGTGACGGTAGTGATCAGTGCTTGTTGCTCCAACAACAGCCCGTGAGTGAGGGCGAGGTCAGCATTGGCAATGTCCCGGACCGCCCGCAGCCCCGGCTCAAACGTGTGTGGGTCGGCCGTGGGCGGCATGAGGCCAGTGACCGCGGCCCGCTCACCGGCGACCTGGCGGGTGAGGTCGGTAAGGATGGGTGTGGTCACAACGACCGATGTCTCTCGCCCATCGTGTTCACTCCCGGTCGCCGGAGCACACGCGGACAGCGCCACTAGGTTAGCCGCGAGTGCTGCAATAGTCACGAGGCTTCTCATGCGGGGATCTGTCGACGCAGCATGACGATGTAGCTGACGGTCCCACCCACCAGCACCACGAGGCCGGCGGTGAGAATGGCCACGGGGATGGTGAGATCACGCGGTTCCTGGCTCGCGGCGGTGAGGCTGGTCACCGGGGTGGCGAGGGTTTGACCCGGGGCAGCGGCAGCGGGGCCATCAGCCGCGCCGACGGCACCGCCGGGTGCAGCAGGGGCGCAATCCCCGCCAGCTGGGTCCACGACCCCACCCAAGTCGAAGTGTCCGTCGCCGGCATTGCCCGCGCCGTTGCCCACCTGGAAGGTGATGACCCCAGAGCCGGACACCCGGGAGCCATCCTTCAGCGCCACCGATTGCCGGATGCTCACCTGGTACGTTCCAGGCGCGCCGAATACCCAGCTGGGGTGAACATGGGAGTTGGGGGCGATGGCGTGGGAGCCCTGCACCTGGTCCGGGGTCGCACGGAACCATTCATCTCCCACCATCTGACCCAGGCCACCTTGCGTGTACACCGTCATGGGGCCGGGTCCGGCGAAGGAGGTCAACTCCCAGGTGACGTCACCGCTGGTGTGCTCGCGCATCGACGGGTGCTGAGTATTCGCCCCCACCCAGGGCACTCCCTGCTCCTGGGTGGAGCCGATTATCCACACCTTGCCCGCTGGAACGGAACCGATGGGCGCGGGGAGTTCCTTGACGGCGGACTCGCCAAGCGAAAACTCGACCTCGGTGGTCGCCTTCCACACGGGTGGAACGGTGCGGTCGTCTTTAATCATGGGGGTCACGCCGGGTGTGCACGTTCCGCTGCTGGGAGCGGCCTGCGCCGCACGAGGTGCTGCGGCGGGGGCCGCGGCGGGTGCCGGGGCGGCGTCGATAAGCGGGGCGGGAGCAGGCGCATCGCCGGAGCCGACTACCCACGTGTACGTGGCCTGATTGCTGGTCTGGACCTGGCCCGAGGCATCCGCGCCCTGGGCGGACACCACCATCCGGTACGTGCCGGGGGCGGTGAACGCCCAGTTGACGTGACGGTGCGCCGGGTACGGCTGCTGAATCACCTGGCCAGTAGAGAGCGCGTAGCCGCCCGAGGAGAGGACCGATGTCAGCTCCCCGAAGCCGGAACTTTCAAACAGCATGACCTCGCCGGGCCCGGACACCTCGTGGAAGTGGAAGTCGATGGCCCGGAAGCCCTCCGCCGATTGGGTATCCCACCCCGGCCACAAGATTGCCTGGTTCTGCGTCTGCGGCAGGAAGTAGGTCGCCTGGCCGATCTCGTTAATCTGCGCCGTCGTATCCGTGAACGCGGCATCCGAGACGACCAGATGCACGCCTTCGGGGGAGTGGCGGACACCGGTGCCGGTGACGTCCTCCTTGAGGTCCAGCACCAACGACCCGCCGTCGGTGCTCACGTGGAAAGCATCAACGTGGCCGGAATCGAAGGTGATGGCCTGGGCGGAGACGGGCGGTGCCAACCCCACCGCGATAAACAGCATCACGATGGTGGCAGCCAGACGGCGAATGATGAGGTGCGACATGTGATCCTTTAAGCGAAGGAGCGGAACCAGGCGGCGAGATTGGTCCGGTTATCAATAAAGAACTTGCCCAGGCCCAGCGCCGTCACGGAACCGACGATGCCGGCCACGATCTGCCAGGATTCGACGCCGGAGCTGGAAGAATTCGGTGCTGGAGTCGGTGCCGAAGTTGTGATGGGAGCGGTAGTGGGTGCAGTGGTCGTCGGCTGCTCCACCACGCTGCAGTCCGCCAGGCCCTTCGCACCGACGGCCACCGTGAGGGTTTGAGGCTCCGACTTGAGGGCCTTACCTGCCTTGGAGGTGGCGGAGTAATAGGTGTCGAAGGTGTAGAGGCCCGGCTTGGTGAAGGCCCAGTTCGTGTGCACGTGCGCGGCGTAGGTGGTCTCGATTGTGGTGTCGCTCTCCGCGGTGTTGAGCAGCACGTCCACGCCCGTCAGGCTGCTGAGGAACATGGCCAGCTCGCCGCCCTCGGGCCGGGTGCGGGGCTCTAGGTGGAGATCAACCGTGCCATCGATGTGGGCGTAGTCGAGGCCCATCGTGTTGTGTCCGGGCCAGATGATGGACTGGTTCTGGGTCATGGGCAGGAGGTAGAACTCGGATCCCTGGTCGCCGAGGACGTTGAGCTCTGGCTGCATGAGGCCGGCGCTGCGGGTGACCTTTGCGTTGTCCCCGGCGACGAGCATGACCTCGTCGAGGCGGCGATCGACTCGTTGTGCGGTCGTTTCGTCTTTGAGGTGGATGCCCATGGTGTCGCCGCTGAGGGTGGCTTGGATATCCACGTGCCCGCGATCGAGCTGGAGGAGGCCCTCGCAGCGGTTGGTTGTTCCCGGGGCCGTGTCGGCGATAGCGAGTGACGGTGCTGCCACAGCCAGGGTGGTGGCGGTGGCGATGGCGAGGTACCAGGGGCGGATGCGCGACATGGGGGCCTTTCGGGGCGGGCTAGGGGGTTGAGATGCTGACGCGCGAACCATAACAAATGAAAAACGATGTCATTAAAACTCTCTGTGGGTTTACCCCCGGCTACCGTGAGGGTGTCGTTGATGTTTGGGCACGTGGGCGTCGCAAAGCTCCTGCTCACCGCAATTGCTAATGAAAACGCCTACCAATACCCCCGGCATTGGCCGAGGATCGGGACCTCCGCCGACGCCCGCGCCCACGACCAGTAACATGACGGGCATGACTGATGTTCGAGTTCGCTTCTGCCCTTCGCCCACCGGAACCCCGCACGTCGGACTGGTGCGCACCGCCCTGTTCAACTGGGCATACGCCCGCCACACCGGCGGAGTCATGGTCTTTCGCATCGAAGACACCGATGCGGCCCGCGACAGCGAGGAGTCGTACCAAGCCATCATCGACGGCCTCACCTGGCTCGGCCTCGACTGGGACGAAGGGGTCGAAAAGGGCGGGCCGCACGAGCCCTACCGCCAGTCCCAGCGCATGGACATCTATGCAGATGTCTTAAAAAAGCTTATCGACGCCGGCGAGGTCTACCCCGCCTACTCCACCGCAGCGGAGGTGGAAGAACGCCACAAGGCAGCCGGTCGCGACCCGAAGCTCGGCTACGACAACTTCGATCGCGACTTGAGCGAGGAGCAGGTCGCCGCCTTCGAGGCCGAAGGCCGCCAGCCCGTGTGGCGCCTGCGCATGCCCGAGCAAGACTGGAAGTGGAACGACCTCGTCCGCGGCGAGGTGGAATTCAAAGCCGCCACCCAACCCGACTTCGTCGTCGCCCGCTCCAACGGCGCCCCCCTGTACACCCTGGTCAACCCGGTCGACGATGCCCTCATGCAGGTCACGCACGTCCTCCGCGGCGAGGACCTCCTGCCCTCCACCCCACGCCAGCTCGCACTCTACGAAGCGCTCAAGCGCATCGGCATCACCGACTTCACCCCCGAATTCGGCCACCTGCCCTTCGTTATGGGCGAGGGCAACAAAAAGCTGTCCAAGCGCGACCCCGAATCGAACCTGTTCAACCACCGCGAAAACGGCATCATCCCCGAGGGCATGCTCAACTACCTCGC is a window from the Corynebacterium testudinoris genome containing:
- the gltX gene encoding glutamate--tRNA ligase translates to MTGMTDVRVRFCPSPTGTPHVGLVRTALFNWAYARHTGGVMVFRIEDTDAARDSEESYQAIIDGLTWLGLDWDEGVEKGGPHEPYRQSQRMDIYADVLKKLIDAGEVYPAYSTAAEVEERHKAAGRDPKLGYDNFDRDLSEEQVAAFEAEGRQPVWRLRMPEQDWKWNDLVRGEVEFKAATQPDFVVARSNGAPLYTLVNPVDDALMQVTHVLRGEDLLPSTPRQLALYEALKRIGITDFTPEFGHLPFVMGEGNKKLSKRDPESNLFNHRENGIIPEGMLNYLALLGWSLSADQDIFSVDDLVANFDVADVLGNPARFDQKKLEAINADHIRLLSSEDFAGRLRAYLSEYTDFPADYPADKFAIAADLVHTRIKVLSDAYGLLNFLVTPDSELVLDEKSARKNLKEDAVEPLEAGIVALEAVSNWTTPEIEAALSKALIEDLKLKPRKAYGALRVAVSGAAVSPPLFESMELLGRDSTLARLRAARAVTPFEA